A region of Deinococcus rubellus DNA encodes the following proteins:
- the metH gene encoding methionine synthase — translation MTHARTLNELAQERILILDGAWGTMFQREELTEADYRLPEFAWDRQYKGNHDLLQLTRPDLLRKIHAQYFGAGADITKTNTFSSTVIAQADYGLEHLVDELNVEAARIAREVADEFEARDGRPRFVAGSIGPTNRTTTLSPDVERPEFRAVTYDELHDAYAQQIRALLRGGADLLLIETIFDTLNAKAALFAVETVFSEIGRRVPVMVSGTITDASGRTLSGQTPEAFAVSVAHARPFSLGLNCALGADHLRPYLRSIAENTESLVSVHPNAGLPNAFGEYEELPEHTAEVLRTFAEEGLLNIVGGCCGTTPEHIRQIAAAVAPYAPRGPKKLAPFLRLSGLESFTVTPETNFVNVGERTNVTGSPKFARHILAGDYDAGLKIARQQVQNGAQVIDVNFDEGMLDGEAAMIHFLNLLAGEPDISRVPFMLDSSRWGILEAGLKRVQGKAVVNSISLKDGEEEFLKRARLLRRYGAAAVVMAFDETGQADNLERRKEICTRAYKLLTEQADFPPQDIIFDPNVLTVATGMSEHDRYALDFIEATRWIKRELPGAKVSGGISNVSFSFRGNNHVREAMHAVFLYHAIRAGLDMGIVNAGMLAVYDDIEPELKQAVEDVILARTPTSSPLSATERLIELAESYKGIKREVSAVSEWRSGSVQERLKHALISGITDFVDADAEEAYQLLKSPLQVIEGPLMDGMNVVGDLFGEGKMFLPQVVKSARVMKKAVAYLTPYLEAEKAGSSGSKGKIVLATVKGDVHDIGKNIVGVVLACNGYAVTDLGVMVSAEKVLDAAKALDADIIGLSGLITPSLDEMTNVAREMTRRGLTTPLMIGGATTSRAHTAVKIDPAYTGTVVHVQDASRAVGVAGDLIQNREAITARVKAEYDGLRERHGERNVRLVSIEEARQRAPRLEDVPAPAPNQPGRTVIEQDLSGLLPFIDWTPFFIAWEMPGVYPKILRDPSVGVEARKLYEDGKALLAKIVAEKRFTARGVIGLWPARRVGDDLTLPEHHTAFHTLRQQRDQTVPNAALADFVSESPDWIGGFAVGIHGADELAREYAAAFDDYNSIMVKALADRLAEAFAEKLHQDVRREYWGYAASETLSGDDLIKERYRGIRPAPGYPAQPDHTEKRTLFALLDAEGIGMELTGSCAMLPAAAVSGLYLAHPDSKYLALGRIGRDQVADYARRKGWTLEEAEQWLAPNLAYDPQPVVPTRTQPQVVTA, via the coding sequence ATGACCCATGCCCGCACCCTGAACGAACTCGCTCAAGAACGCATCCTGATTCTGGACGGCGCATGGGGCACCATGTTTCAGCGCGAGGAATTGACGGAAGCCGATTACCGCCTCCCCGAGTTCGCCTGGGACCGGCAGTACAAGGGCAACCACGATCTGTTGCAACTGACCCGGCCCGATCTGCTGAGAAAGATTCACGCTCAGTACTTCGGGGCCGGGGCCGATATCACCAAGACCAACACCTTTTCCTCGACGGTGATCGCCCAGGCCGATTACGGGCTGGAGCATCTGGTAGACGAGCTGAACGTGGAGGCGGCAAGGATCGCCCGCGAGGTGGCCGACGAATTTGAAGCCCGCGACGGCAGACCGCGTTTTGTGGCGGGTTCGATTGGGCCGACCAACCGCACCACCACCCTGTCCCCCGACGTGGAGCGTCCCGAATTCCGGGCCGTGACCTATGACGAACTACACGACGCCTACGCCCAGCAGATTCGCGCCCTGCTACGCGGCGGCGCAGACCTGCTGCTGATCGAAACCATTTTCGACACCCTGAACGCCAAAGCAGCTTTATTCGCGGTAGAAACAGTATTCAGCGAAATCGGGCGGCGCGTTCCGGTGATGGTCTCGGGTACCATCACCGACGCCTCGGGACGCACCCTCAGCGGGCAGACGCCGGAAGCCTTCGCGGTGAGCGTGGCGCATGCCAGGCCCTTCAGTCTGGGCCTCAACTGCGCACTGGGAGCCGATCACCTGCGGCCTTACCTGCGCTCGATTGCCGAGAACACTGAGTCGCTGGTGAGCGTTCACCCGAATGCCGGGCTGCCCAACGCCTTCGGCGAGTACGAGGAATTGCCCGAACACACCGCCGAGGTGCTGAGAACCTTCGCCGAGGAGGGCCTGCTCAATATCGTGGGCGGCTGCTGCGGCACCACCCCCGAACACATCCGGCAAATCGCGGCGGCGGTGGCTCCCTACGCGCCACGCGGCCCGAAAAAGCTCGCGCCCTTTTTGCGGCTCAGCGGTCTGGAGAGTTTCACCGTGACGCCGGAAACCAACTTCGTCAACGTGGGCGAGCGCACCAACGTCACCGGCAGCCCCAAATTTGCCAGACACATTCTGGCGGGCGACTACGACGCTGGACTCAAGATCGCCCGCCAGCAGGTGCAGAACGGCGCTCAGGTCATCGACGTGAACTTCGATGAGGGCATGCTCGACGGCGAGGCGGCCATGATTCACTTCCTGAACCTGCTGGCCGGAGAACCTGACATTTCCCGCGTGCCGTTCATGCTCGACAGCTCACGCTGGGGGATTCTGGAAGCCGGACTCAAGCGGGTGCAGGGCAAGGCGGTGGTCAACTCCATCAGCCTCAAGGACGGCGAGGAGGAGTTCCTGAAACGTGCCCGGCTCTTGAGGCGCTACGGAGCCGCCGCCGTGGTGATGGCCTTTGACGAAACCGGGCAAGCCGACAACCTGGAGCGGCGCAAGGAAATCTGCACGCGGGCCTACAAGCTGTTGACCGAGCAGGCCGATTTTCCGCCACAGGACATCATTTTCGACCCCAACGTGCTGACCGTCGCCACTGGCATGAGCGAGCACGACCGCTACGCGCTGGACTTTATCGAGGCGACGCGGTGGATCAAACGCGAGTTGCCGGGCGCGAAGGTGTCGGGCGGCATCAGTAACGTGTCGTTCAGCTTCCGGGGCAACAACCATGTGCGCGAGGCGATGCACGCGGTCTTTCTGTATCACGCCATCCGCGCCGGGCTGGACATGGGCATCGTAAACGCCGGAATGCTGGCGGTCTACGACGACATCGAGCCGGAACTCAAACAGGCCGTGGAGGACGTGATTCTGGCCCGCACGCCGACTTCTTCGCCACTCAGCGCGACGGAGCGACTGATCGAGCTGGCCGAGAGTTACAAGGGCATCAAGCGCGAGGTCAGCGCCGTCAGCGAGTGGCGCAGCGGCAGCGTGCAGGAGCGGCTCAAGCACGCCCTGATCTCCGGCATCACCGACTTCGTGGACGCGGACGCCGAGGAAGCCTATCAGCTGCTCAAATCGCCCCTACAGGTCATCGAGGGGCCGCTGATGGACGGCATGAACGTGGTCGGCGATCTGTTCGGAGAGGGCAAGATGTTTTTGCCGCAGGTGGTCAAGTCGGCCCGCGTGATGAAGAAGGCCGTGGCTTACCTGACACCCTACCTGGAGGCCGAGAAGGCCGGGAGCAGCGGCAGCAAGGGCAAGATCGTGCTGGCGACGGTCAAGGGCGACGTGCACGACATCGGCAAGAACATCGTGGGCGTGGTGCTGGCCTGCAACGGCTACGCGGTCACCGATCTGGGCGTGATGGTCTCGGCGGAGAAGGTGCTGGACGCCGCCAAAGCGCTGGACGCCGACATCATCGGGCTGAGCGGTCTGATCACGCCGAGCCTGGACGAGATGACGAACGTGGCGCGCGAGATGACCCGCCGGGGCCTCACCACACCGCTGATGATCGGCGGCGCGACCACCAGCCGGGCGCACACGGCGGTCAAGATCGATCCGGCCTACACCGGCACCGTCGTTCATGTGCAGGATGCCAGCCGCGCGGTGGGCGTCGCGGGCGACCTGATCCAGAACCGCGAGGCGATCACCGCGCGCGTCAAGGCCGAGTATGACGGCCTGCGGGAGCGGCACGGCGAGCGCAACGTCCGCCTGGTCAGCATTGAGGAAGCCCGCCAGCGTGCGCCCAGACTGGAAGACGTGCCCGCCCCCGCACCGAATCAGCCGGGCCGCACCGTCATCGAGCAGGATCTCAGCGGCCTCCTGCCGTTCATAGACTGGACGCCGTTCTTTATCGCCTGGGAAATGCCTGGCGTTTATCCCAAGATTCTGCGCGACCCGTCGGTGGGCGTCGAGGCCCGCAAGCTCTACGAGGACGGCAAGGCGCTGCTGGCGAAGATCGTGGCCGAGAAAAGGTTCACGGCGCGGGGCGTGATCGGGCTGTGGCCCGCGCGGCGGGTGGGCGACGATCTCACCTTGCCCGAACACCACACCGCCTTCCACACCCTGCGCCAGCAGCGCGACCAGACCGTGCCCAACGCCGCCCTGGCCGACTTCGTGAGCGAGTCGCCCGACTGGATCGGCGGCTTTGCAGTGGGCATTCACGGGGCCGACGAACTGGCCCGCGAGTACGCGGCGGCCTTCGACGATTACAACTCCATCATGGTGAAGGCCCTGGCCGACCGGCTGGCCGAGGCCTTCGCCGAGAAGCTGCACCAGGACGTGCGGCGCGAGTACTGGGGCTACGCGGCAAGTGAAACACTCAGCGGCGACGATCTGATCAAGGAGCGTTACCGGGGCATCCGGCCCGCTCCCGGCTACCCGGCCCAGCCCGACCACACCGAGAAGCGCACGCTGTTTGCCCTGCTGGACGCCGAGGGCATCGGCATGGAGCTGACCGGGAGCTGCGCCATGCTGCCCGCCGCCGCCGTGTCGGGGCTGTACCTGGCGCACCCCGACAGTAAATACCTGGCGCTGGGCCGCATCGGGCGCGATCAGGTGGCCGATTATGCAAGACGCAAGGGCTGGACGCTGGAGGAAGCCGAGCAGTGGCTCGCGCCCAACCTGGCGTATGACCCGCAGCCGGTGGTTCCCACCCGGACTCAGCCCCAGGTGGTGACAGCGTGA
- a CDS encoding methylenetetrahydrofolate reductase, whose amino-acid sequence MTSVLSESVLAKSVLVEPVHTIPRLTRVSVELVPRSRTSLSSELAELRAELGSVQTVNIPDFLRYRMRSWEGCRMAREHVPEAIPHIRAIDINPREPLKMADFLRQHDIREVLVIEGDAPSDMSSHTFDVTSLDIIRKFRRELPEISVWAGLDPYRQSFARERDYAEAKLEAGAVGFFTQPFFDRRLMDVWAELLPTRQVFWGATSVTTERSLSYWQNRNRAVFPRSFEPTLACNRAWARDVLGFAQETGSHVYFMPIKESVREYLGGIL is encoded by the coding sequence GTGACCTCGGTGCTGTCCGAATCGGTGCTGGCCAAATCGGTTCTGGTCGAACCCGTCCACACCATCCCCAGACTCACCCGCGTCAGCGTGGAACTGGTGCCGCGCAGCCGCACGTCGCTGAGCAGTGAGCTGGCCGAACTGCGCGCCGAACTCGGCAGCGTGCAGACGGTCAACATTCCCGATTTTCTGCGCTACCGGATGCGCAGCTGGGAAGGTTGCCGGATGGCCCGCGAGCACGTGCCGGAAGCGATTCCGCACATCCGGGCGATTGATATCAACCCGCGTGAGCCGCTGAAAATGGCCGACTTTCTGCGCCAGCACGACATCCGCGAGGTGCTGGTCATCGAGGGCGACGCGCCCAGCGACATGAGCAGCCATACCTTCGACGTGACCTCGCTGGACATCATCCGCAAGTTCAGGCGCGAACTGCCCGAGATCAGCGTCTGGGCGGGCCTCGATCCGTACCGCCAGAGTTTTGCCCGCGAGCGCGACTACGCCGAGGCCAAGCTGGAAGCGGGCGCAGTCGGGTTCTTTACCCAGCCCTTCTTTGACCGCCGCCTGATGGACGTCTGGGCCGAGTTGCTGCCCACCCGGCAGGTCTTCTGGGGCGCGACCTCGGTGACCACCGAGCGCAGCCTGAGCTACTGGCAAAACCGCAACAGGGCGGTGTTTCCACGCAGCTTCGAGCCCACCCTGGCCTGCAACCGGGCCTGGGCGCGCGACGTGCTGGGTTTTGCGCAGGAGACCGGCAGCCACGTCTACTTCATGCCGATCAAGGAGAGCGTCCGCGAGTACCTGGGCGGCATCCTGTGA
- a CDS encoding DinB family protein — translation MSENLKAHVRALLTERQAHLQLGDVLEGFPVEQINEDVGLPYTAWGLLWHVWFTQRDILNFVGDTGYTELEWPTDYWPKSPGTPESWAQTAQGIQDDLAAFLELFERADPLAVVPNGDGPDGGQQTWLREALLIADHTAYHLGQLVVVRRLLDASSA, via the coding sequence GTGAGCGAGAATCTCAAGGCCCACGTCCGCGCCCTGCTGACCGAGCGCCAGGCCCACCTGCAACTCGGCGACGTACTGGAGGGCTTTCCCGTTGAGCAGATCAACGAGGATGTGGGGCTGCCCTACACCGCCTGGGGCCTGCTGTGGCATGTCTGGTTCACCCAGCGCGACATCCTCAATTTCGTGGGGGACACTGGGTACACCGAGCTGGAGTGGCCCACCGACTACTGGCCCAAATCGCCCGGCACACCGGAGAGCTGGGCGCAGACGGCGCAGGGCATTCAGGACGATCTGGCCGCCTTCCTCGAGTTGTTCGAGCGTGCCGATCCGCTGGCGGTGGTACCGAACGGCGACGGCCCCGACGGCGGCCAGCAGACCTGGCTGCGCGAGGCGCTGCTGATCGCCGACCACACCGCCTATCATCTGGGTCAGCTGGTGGTGGTGCGGCGACTGCTGGACGCGTCGAGCGCCTGA
- a CDS encoding ABC transporter substrate-binding protein codes for MRPLLLLSSIALALTAQTQAQSTQAQSNPPAQLRLGVFPNVTHAAGLVGIQKGLIQKELGNTRLVVSEFANGSQVNEAFAAGAIDASYVGPGPAINAFLRGVPIQIYAGAANAGAVLVARQGSGIRNVKALSGKKVAVPTRGSTQDISLRHLLHENGLKASDEGGTVTVIPIDPANMPAAFASNQVDAALVQEPWGAVMESQGAKLIANEKAIWNGGDYTTTVLVVSTDYAKKNPEAVKALLRGHLAAINFIKASNAGAQKAISDEIYSFTGKRPSSADLFKGLARTQVTSDINLKTLAEYAQLNMEAGFARAVPDLGKLVDLSWVKALAK; via the coding sequence ATGCGACCTCTTCTCCTCCTCTCCTCCATCGCTCTGGCACTCACGGCCCAGACCCAGGCCCAATCTACTCAAGCCCAGTCCAATCCGCCCGCCCAGCTCCGCCTCGGCGTGTTCCCCAATGTGACCCACGCGGCGGGCCTGGTCGGCATCCAGAAGGGACTGATTCAGAAAGAACTCGGCAACACCAGACTGGTCGTCAGCGAATTCGCCAACGGCTCACAGGTCAACGAGGCGTTCGCGGCGGGGGCCATCGACGCCTCCTACGTCGGTCCCGGGCCGGCCATCAACGCCTTTCTGCGCGGCGTGCCGATTCAGATTTATGCTGGAGCCGCCAACGCGGGCGCGGTGCTGGTGGCCCGCCAGGGCAGCGGCATTCGCAACGTCAAGGCACTGTCGGGCAAGAAGGTGGCGGTGCCCACGCGCGGCTCGACCCAGGACATCAGCCTGCGCCACCTGCTGCACGAGAACGGTCTCAAGGCCAGCGACGAGGGCGGCACGGTCACGGTGATTCCGATTGACCCGGCCAACATGCCCGCCGCCTTCGCCAGCAATCAGGTGGACGCCGCGCTGGTGCAAGAACCCTGGGGCGCGGTGATGGAATCGCAGGGCGCAAAACTCATCGCGAACGAGAAAGCCATCTGGAACGGCGGCGACTACACGACCACCGTGCTGGTGGTCAGCACCGACTACGCCAAGAAGAACCCGGAGGCCGTCAAAGCGCTGCTGCGGGGCCATCTGGCAGCCATCAATTTCATCAAGGCCAGCAACGCCGGGGCGCAGAAGGCCATCAGCGACGAAATCTACAGCTTCACCGGCAAGCGCCCCAGCAGCGCCGACCTGTTCAAGGGGCTGGCGCGCACCCAGGTTACCTCCGACATCAACCTCAAGACGCTGGCGGAATACGCGCAGCTCAACATGGAAGCCGGATTTGCCCGCGCTGTGCCGGACCTGGGCAAACTGGTCGATCTGAGCTGGGTCAAGGCACTGGCGAAGTAA